The sequence AGGTTTTCGCGCACGCTTGCACTGAACAGAAGCGCATCCTGAGTGACCATACTGACTGCCTGTCGCAGCGATTTGAGCGTGTAGTGACGCACATCTTTGCCATCCACCAGCACGCGACCGCCAGTCGCGTCGTAGAAGCGCGGAATCAGGCTAGAGAGGGTCGTCTTGCCGGCGCCGGAACGGCCCACCAGTGCGACTCGATACCCGCCGGGGATGTTGAGATCGATGCCCTTTAGAACCTCGCGACGCTCCGCACCATCGCGCGTGGGATATCCGAAATGCACGCCCTCAAAGGTCACCGCGCCGCGCTTGACCGGGAAGGGGCGGGCCAGCGGATGGTCCCCGATCTCAGGTTTCAGATCGAGAAAGGCGAACATCCTCTCAATTGCGGCGAGCGAACCCGATACGACGATCGAGAGCTGGGCGAAGCGTTCCAGCGGCACGTACACAAACTGCACATAGAGAAAAAACGCCATCAGGGTGCCCAGCGTGGTCGTGCCGCGTACGATCATGAGAGCTCCGACCCACAGCACCACCGCCGGTGCGGAACGGGTCAGAAGCTGGATAAGCATTTCCTGCGAAGCCGCCAGGCGCACCTTGTCGATCGAGCGCGAGTACATATCGCCACCCTGTTTCTGGAAGCGATGCACCTCGCGCTCCTCTCCGCCGAACGATTTGACGGTGGTCGCGCCAATGACGCGCTCGTGCACCTCGCCGGCTATCTCCTCAACCTTTTCCTGCATTCGATGGCTGACTGCCTTAATTCGCGGCGAGAAGATACGGATAAAGACTACCCAGAAGGGCGCGATCGCGAGCGCTACCACCGCCAGGCGCCAATCCATTGCGAAGAGCAGGGCCACCACGATTATCAGCGAGGTTGCGTCCATCCACACGTCGACGAACGCCGAATCGATGAGCTCGTTGGCGCGAGAAACGTCGTTGAGCACCCGGGAAACAATCGCACCTGCGGGATTGCGATCGAAGAATGAATGAGGGAGCCTCTGCAGATGGGCGAACAGCTTGCACTGCAGATCATAGATGAGTCGATGACCGGCAAGACCCGCCCAGTAGTTGCGATAGTAGCTGGCCGCGGCCTGGGTCGCGTAGGCGAGCAGGAGCACGATGCTCAACGCGGCGAGCTTGCCCTGGACCGCCGTCCCCAACCCGAGCAGGTTGGCAATGGCGATACACCAGTGATCGATTTTGAGGCTGATGCCATCCGGATGGGGATGAGCCGCAAGCAGGACATCGACCACGTACCGGAAAGCGATCGGGAAGGCGAGCGGAAGGGTAAACTTGCCGATGCCCATCAGGGCGGCACCCACAACCAGCTGCGCGTTCGGTTTCAGAAAGGACAGGAACCTGAGCAACGGATGCTTCGAGGTCTCTTCAAGTTTGCCGTCCATATTCGTAAAACGCCTTTCGTTTCTCGGGAGTCTATTCCCCCGAACTCTCAGCCGGTAAACTGCAATCGGCGTGCCCCTTAGATCCGGCGCCAGGATCCCTTAATTTCTTTGATTTTGGGGGGTATTTTGCGCAGGAACTGCACTTCGAACGCAGTTGGGCTGCCGCATTTCGTGAGGCTCGTTAGCTCAACTGGTGTACACGGTTTACGCTAGCGAGTAAGGGGGGGCGTGGCCGTGGCGCGACAACCAGAACAAAACAAGAATTTGGCCGGGCCAGGCGACGTTTCGGCCGTCTAGGGATGGCTACCCCTCCAGCCGGAACCGATGTATCTGCCGCGGGCAGCGTCGCGGTTGGCTCGGGCGAATCGGTTCGCGAAACCTTCACGATTATCTCGGCCATCGTTATCCTGCTCGTCTATCAGGGCTATACCCTCTCCATCGCCGGGATAGCTTCACCCTGGATTTCCAAGAGCTTCGCGCTCAATCAGTCCAAGCTCGCCGAGCTCTTTGCCTGGATGTCGTTGTCGGCCTTTGGTTCGCTGGCACTTGCGCGCTGGGCCGACCGGGTCGGTCGACGCCGGATTATCTTGCTCGGCTTGCTGCTCTCTCCTCTGCTCTCGCTGGCCAGCGCAGCGGCCGGCGGTCCCGTATCTTTCGCGATTTTTCAAATACTGATCGCGGCGCTTTTGGGCGGCTCGGTAACGTCCGCGATAGCTCTGCTGGCCGAGGAGCTTCCCATGAACCAGCGCGCCCGCGGGCAGGCCGCGGCCGCGACCGCCAGCGCAGTCGGCGGCGTGCTCGGATACTTCGTAATTCCGGTGCTGCTCAAACTCGGTTATTCATGGCGCTGGCTGTTCGCTCCATCCGTCGCGGGTATCGCGTTGCTTTTGCCGGTGGCTCGGATGCTTCCGGAGACGCAATGGGCGGAGCAGCGATCCAAAGGCACCACCACGAAAAGCCGCATCTACGACGTCTTCAACCTGATTTATCGTCGCCGGGCACTGGCACTGATCTCGAACGCCGCGCTCGCCACGGTGGCGGGTACCGCAGTAAATGGGTGGCTCTACTACGAGGCAGTTTCCATCATCGGACTATCGCCGACCAAGGCAAGTACACTGGTAGTCACCGGAATGCTGGTCGGTATGCTTGGCTTTCCGATTGGGGCCTGGACCTCGGAACGCTTCGGGCGGGTGCCCACCGTCACCTACTTCGGCGGTGCCGCCTGGCTGGGTGCAATTGCTTTCTACTGGTGGCCAAACGTGCCGTTCGCCTGGCCGATGGTGTGGCTTACCTCGATCTACTGCTGGTTCAAAGTCGGCTCCGGCATCATGACGGTGGGGGCAAACGCGGCGGCGACAGAGCTTTTCCCCGCCGCGCTACGCTCGACCATCATGGGCTGGCAGATGATCGTCGGGGCACTTTTTTCGATGCTCGCGCAGGCAATGATCGCTGCTTTGATTGGTCCGCTCGGCGGCCTTACCAACGTGATTGGCTACTTAGCGCTGCTTGGCCTGCCCAGTGCGCTCATCTTCGGACTGTTCATCGATGAAACTCGTGGCTTGCCACTCAAGGTCGCCGCCAAGGAAGACGAGTGGGAGAAAGTTCCCGGTCGGGCGCCCCTGGCGGCTTCGCTGCACAAACCATGACGACGCGCTTGAGCAGAAACGCACGGGTGCTTGCCGCGCTCAGCGTGGCATTGCTGATGGTCGGCTTGTGCGTCACAGGTGCGCCCGCCCGCACCCGTCATCGACGTCGAAAACCGGCGCCCACCTTGACGCCTACTGCAACCCCAACTGTCGTACTACGCCCGGTGGTGCTTATCACCGGAGGTACCGGTACCGTGGACGTGCCGACCGGCCAGAGCCCCGCGGTTCTCGATAGCGTCGAAATTTATGATGTCGAGAACGGTCAATTTCTGCCGGTCGAGAAAATGGACTCGCGCCGCGACCACCACGATGCGTGCAGGCTTACGGACGGCAGCGTGCTCATTGTCGGGGGAGTCGATGCCGTTCTGGTCCCCACGATCATGTTTCCTGGGCCGGCAATGCCCTGGATTCTGAAGTCGGCCGAAGTTTTCTCGCCCGAGGATGGCTTTGGCAAGGCCGTATACATGGGCGATCCGCGCGATGAGCCCACTGCGACAGTTCTCCGCGATGGCAAGGTTCTGGTCGTGGGCGGCAGCACCGATGCAGCCGAACTGTACGACCCGAAGACCGGCGCCTTCGCAGCGACCGGAAAGATGGAGTTCAGTCGTTATCGACAAACCGCCACGATGCTCACCGACGGGAAGGTTTTGATCGTGGGCGGAGGCGACCGCAAAGCAGAATTTTACAATTCCGCGACCGGCAAGTTTTCAGTTACTGGTTCGATGAGCAGCGATCGGATTTACCACACCGCAACGCTCCTGACCGACGGACGCGTGATAATCGCAGGCGGGAGCCCATATTCGCGAAACGCGGCGCTCGACACGACGGAGTTCTACAGTCCGAAGACCGGACTTTTCAAATCAGGACCAAAAATGAAAGAGAGCCGCGCCGGGCATACCGCCACCCTCCTCAAAAACGATCTGGTTCTGATCGCGGGTGGGCACAACGACAACTCGGCCGAACTCTACAATCCCTCGAAAGGTAGCTTTGAGTCGACCGGAGCGATGAGCACGGGGCGTTACGGGCATTCGGCAACCTTACTGCCCGATGGCAAGGTGCTGATCGCGGGAGGATTCGATCTTACGTTCAAACCGCTGGAGTCCGCCGAACTGTACGATCCCCAAACTGGCAAATTTACGGCCGCAGGTACGATGATCATGGCACGCGCTGCGCACACCGCTACGTTGATCTACGTGCGATGGCCAGTGAAGTGGGTCCTACCCACTCCGACCGCGACCCCAACTCCCACCCCCACCGAGACGGCCACCCCGACGGCGTCGGCCACCCCTACAGCGTCGGCCACTGCTACCTCAACACCGACGTCAGTGGCTACGGCATCCCGCAAGCCGCACGCCAGCGCAAAGCCCCCGGCGTCTTCTACAAGAAAACCAGCAACTCCCGCCATCGTGAAGAAAGCGGAAACTCCGAGGTCAACCAACCCATCTGAAACGTCAACCCTTCGCGCGACCGTCACACCGAGGGAATCCGTAACTATACTGCCGACGTCTTCGACTACGGTTACCCCGACTGCCACGACCGGCACTACGCCCGAAATTCAGAGCACGGCGACCGCGACGATGAGTCAGGCACCTACCGAAACCGGGACAGCTACGCCGACCACGAGCGAGGTCCCGACCGACACCCCCACGGCTACACCCACGACGAGCGAGGCTGCAACCGCTACTACCACGGCGGCGCCGACGATGAGTGAAGTCGCTACCGACACGCTTACGGCGACGCCAACCACGATGCCCACCTCGGCCGGGTTTACCGGCACCGCAGGGCTACAAGCGACCGCGAACTCGACTCCCGGCGCCGAAAACGAACCGGCACCTTAAGCGAGCCTCTCGAGGGCACGCTAGTTTTCGCAATCGGCGCGTCTACTTATGGATATTGACTTCGACCGTGCCTTGCCGGGCGAGAACCTCCACCGCCGCGGCGTTACTTGGCATGCGCCGAAAATTTAAGGAGACCGTTCCCTGTCCCACCTTCAGGTTTTCAACTTTTATCCAATCCAGCCAGGAGGGCAGCACGGGAGTCTCGATCGTTACGCTATTCTCAAAGCCCTGGATACGCATTCCGAGGATCGCCTGAAGGATCAGGAACACGCTGGCCGCCGCCCACGCTTGCGGCTGGCAGGCGACCGGATAAGGGACCGGACCGAGCTGAGGTTCGCGATGAAAACCGCAGAACAGCTCGGGCAGACTGCCGCTCCGGAAACTGACCGCCGCATCGAGCAGACCCTCGAGGATACGAATTACCCCGTCGCGATTACCACAACGCGCAAGCCCCAGCGCCGCGATCGCGTTGTCGTGCGGCCAGACGGAGCCGTTATGATAGCTCATCGGATTATAGCGGCGCTCGGAATCGCTGAGCGTCCGGATGCCCCATCCCGTGAACATGTCGTCGAGCAGCAACCGCGCGGAGAGCTTCTGGCCTTGTGCGCCGTCCACGATTCCGGTCGCCAAGCAGTGGCCCGCATTGGAGCTCATCACCTTGCAGGCCTTCTTGTCGCCATCCAGCGCCAGCGCGACGGTCTGCTTCTGCTCGATCCAGAAGTCACGGATGAACTTGCTTTTCAGGGCGGCCGCCCGCTGGGACAACTTGCCCGCCAGCTCGATGTGCCCGAGGCGAGTGGCAACGCTGCCGATTTCGGTATAGGCGGCGTAGAGATAACCCTGCACCTCGCACAATGCGATGGGAGGCGCTGCCAGGGCGCCATCGGCGTGCGAGATGGAGTCGAAGGAATCCTTCCAGCCCTGGTTGGCTAGACCCTGCGGCGTTTCCCGCATGTATTCTAAGTAGCCGTCGTGGTCGCGGTCGCCCCATTTGTCGATCCATTCGAGCGCCCGCTCGACGTTCGGCCACAAGTCGGTCGCGAGCTTAAGGTCTCCAGTTATCGAAACGTAGAGCCCGACCAGCCAGAGGAAAAGCGGCGTCGCGTCGATGGTGCCGTAATAGCGACCGAACGGAATCTCTCCGGTGGCTGCCATTTCGCCGGCTCGCATTTCGTGAACAATTTTGCCGGGCTGCTCATCGCGCGCGTCGTCAACCTTGGTGCCCTGTAGCCCGGCCAGCATCTTGATCGTGCGCCCCGCGATGTCGGGGTTGAACTGCAACACCGACAGGGCCGTAAAGATGCTGTCACGTCCGAACAAAGTCGCGAACCACGGGATGCCGGCCATCATAAACGAGCCGCGGTCGGTGTGTGCGACGATCGAGGTTAGATCGGCTGCCGACCTCCGCAGCAGGAAATCCAGGATTCCGTGACTGGCGGTTATGTTGGCCCATCCCTCTCGCGCCGCGGCAATTTCACTGTGTCGCGCCGCCAGCGCACCCTGGAAATTCGCCGGAGGGTTCACCATTAGAGGCCGCCCGGTGGCCTCCTCAATGCCGCAACTGACACGGACCTCCAGCTTCACACATTCGTCGGCTTTAAGTTCCAGGGCGAAAGAAGCGCGCCGATCGTCCAGTGCTTTAGGAAGAGGGTCGAACGTGATCTCAGTGAAGCGCGTCACCTTGTCCAGTCCGCGGTAACGGAACCGGACGTGGCCGTCGCCGGTTTGGACGGGCAAATCCTGACCGCGCCGGCTTCGTTGCACACCCCGAACCTCGAATAAATCGGCAAAATCCACGCCAAACACCAGGTCAAACGGGAGCTTGGCCTGCGCGTGCGAGTAGTTGCTGACAACTAGACGGTGGTAGAGCGCGGCGTTGACTATCACCCAACTGCGCTCGATCTGAATCGAGTTGCGGGGCAGCTCGATCTTGCCCTCCGTTGCGGTGAGGTCCGGATTGGTCAGGTTGACTCGAAACTCTGCGTTATCGTCGCTCAGGTAGGAGTTGAGAAAGTAGGGGGCCTGGCCGGCGATGCTCATTTCGAACCCGCTTAGAAAACGCGTGTCCTTGAAGAAGAATCCCAATGCTTCGACGGGGGAATCTGCAATGTCGCCGCCAACCTCGAACACGGCAAAGCTTTGCGCATCGGCGAGCACCCGCGTTTCGCGACGCGAGGTCAGCGACGAAGCTAGAACGTAGAAATCCGGTCCGACTTTGAGAACGGTACGCGCCTTGGCCACGCCGGGCCCCTTGCGCGCTCGTTTTGCTGCGGTCTTGGTCTCCTGTTTCATCAGACCGTGCCTTTTCGGGTTGGTCCCGCCGTTAGCGTCTTTTTGCAGGCTTCCTCATCGCGATCAGACGACGATAAACGCGCTCGTATGCTTGGGCCATCCTCTCGACTGTGAATCGCTGCTCGAACTCCGCGCGAACCTTGGCGCGCGGCAATTCGACCGCCTTGCGCACCGCGGTCGCCATCTCATCCACCGTGCTTGCGATATATCCGCTGACACCGGGTTTCACGATTTCGGGTACGGATCCGTACGGCCGAGTGACGACCGGAGTACCGCACGCCATCGCTTCGATCATCGCCAGACCGAATGGCTCAGGCCAATCGATGGTAAACAACAGCGCCGCCGCGTTGCCTAGGAAACCATTCTTCTCAACCTCGTTGATCTCACCGATGTATTCGATGTCGGGCGGCGCCAGATGCGGTTTCACTACTGCTTCGTAGTAGGCTTTGTTGGGGACGTCGACCTTGGCCGCGATCTTGAGTGGGATCCCGACTTTGCGCGCGACCTCCATTGCGAGATCCGGCCGCTTTTCCGGGGAGATTCTGCCCAGAAACGCCAGGTACTTGCCCGGACCGGGACTGAAGTGGAGCACGTCGTCTGGCAGGCCGTGATACACGGTTGCGCGCCAGTTCAGGAAGGGCAGAGGCGTGCGCTGTGCGTCGCTGATGGAGACCACCGGGGCCTTGCGATAGCGCGAGTAAATCGGCACAAGCGCATCGATGTCGAGGCGGCCGTGCAGAGTGGTTAGCGACGGAATTCCCGGCGAAAGTTCCGCAAACGGGAACGTCCAATAGTCTACGTGACCGTGGATGATGTCGAAGTGTTGGTCAGCATTCCTGTAGGCATCGCTGATCATCGGAAAGTGGAGGAATACACCTTGCTCCGAGAGGCCCGCCAATCGTAGTGATTCCGGATAACCAGCATGCAGTCGCGCCTTGGTTGACGAATCGCCCGAGGCAAACAGCGTAACCTTATGGCCACGCCGCACCAGTTCGTCGGCGAGATATGCAACGACCCGCTCGGTGCCACCATAGAGCTTGGGCGGAACGCGCTCATAGAGCGGGGCAATCTGTGCAATCCGTAATGGCCTGAAATCGGAACGCGGCGGCCTGGTGTTCCTCGCTCTCTTACTTGGCAAAACCCGTGCTCCTTTCGATTGCGGCGCCCGCGCGGCAAACAGCGATCAATCGGCCCACATATAAGCATGGTGCCACCGCGACTGGAACGACCGTCTTATGCAAGCTTCCGCCTGGCAAGTCCCCTTGGTGGAGCGATGCCGCGGCGCTACCCCGTCACGGTAGAGCCGAAACCACAGATCGCGCTGCTGCCGTGACTTTCAGTCACGCAAAATTCACCGACCGCACCATCGCGGTGTTCTTTCCCGGCAGTGCAACTGCAGATAGTTTAAATGAGGCTGGAATCGCTCCTAGGAGAAGCGCAATGACTTCCGATCTCCAGA is a genomic window of Candidatus Binataceae bacterium containing:
- a CDS encoding ABC transporter ATP-binding protein; this translates as MDGKLEETSKHPLLRFLSFLKPNAQLVVGAALMGIGKFTLPLAFPIAFRYVVDVLLAAHPHPDGISLKIDHWCIAIANLLGLGTAVQGKLAALSIVLLLAYATQAAASYYRNYWAGLAGHRLIYDLQCKLFAHLQRLPHSFFDRNPAGAIVSRVLNDVSRANELIDSAFVDVWMDATSLIIVVALLFAMDWRLAVVALAIAPFWVVFIRIFSPRIKAVSHRMQEKVEEIAGEVHERVIGATTVKSFGGEEREVHRFQKQGGDMYSRSIDKVRLAASQEMLIQLLTRSAPAVVLWVGALMIVRGTTTLGTLMAFFLYVQFVYVPLERFAQLSIVVSGSLAAIERMFAFLDLKPEIGDHPLARPFPVKRGAVTFEGVHFGYPTRDGAERREVLKGIDLNIPGGYRVALVGRSGAGKTTLSSLIPRFYDATGGRVLVDGKDVRHYTLKSLRQAVSMVTQDALLFSASVRENLLYARPDATDEMMWQALEQASLRDFVEQSPNGLDTIIGERGVKVSGGQRQRLAIARAFLKDSKIVILDEATSAVDSESENLIHEAMERLMEGRTVFLIAHRLRSAVTADLIVALDHGNVAEVGTHNDLLRRNGTYARLYREQTRGLILAQQREADGYQVAF
- a CDS encoding MFS transporter, whose amino-acid sequence is MATPPAGTDVSAAGSVAVGSGESVRETFTIISAIVILLVYQGYTLSIAGIASPWISKSFALNQSKLAELFAWMSLSAFGSLALARWADRVGRRRIILLGLLLSPLLSLASAAAGGPVSFAIFQILIAALLGGSVTSAIALLAEELPMNQRARGQAAAATASAVGGVLGYFVIPVLLKLGYSWRWLFAPSVAGIALLLPVARMLPETQWAEQRSKGTTTKSRIYDVFNLIYRRRALALISNAALATVAGTAVNGWLYYEAVSIIGLSPTKASTLVVTGMLVGMLGFPIGAWTSERFGRVPTVTYFGGAAWLGAIAFYWWPNVPFAWPMVWLTSIYCWFKVGSGIMTVGANAAATELFPAALRSTIMGWQMIVGALFSMLAQAMIAALIGPLGGLTNVIGYLALLGLPSALIFGLFIDETRGLPLKVAAKEDEWEKVPGRAPLAASLHKP
- a CDS encoding kelch repeat-containing protein, which produces MSRNARVLAALSVALLMVGLCVTGAPARTRHRRRKPAPTLTPTATPTVVLRPVVLITGGTGTVDVPTGQSPAVLDSVEIYDVENGQFLPVEKMDSRRDHHDACRLTDGSVLIVGGVDAVLVPTIMFPGPAMPWILKSAEVFSPEDGFGKAVYMGDPRDEPTATVLRDGKVLVVGGSTDAAELYDPKTGAFAATGKMEFSRYRQTATMLTDGKVLIVGGGDRKAEFYNSATGKFSVTGSMSSDRIYHTATLLTDGRVIIAGGSPYSRNAALDTTEFYSPKTGLFKSGPKMKESRAGHTATLLKNDLVLIAGGHNDNSAELYNPSKGSFESTGAMSTGRYGHSATLLPDGKVLIAGGFDLTFKPLESAELYDPQTGKFTAAGTMIMARAAHTATLIYVRWPVKWVLPTPTATPTPTPTETATPTASATPTASATATSTPTSVATASRKPHASAKPPASSTRKPATPAIVKKAETPRSTNPSETSTLRATVTPRESVTILPTSSTTVTPTATTGTTPEIQSTATATMSQAPTETGTATPTTSEVPTDTPTATPTTSEAATATTTAAPTMSEVATDTLTATPTTMPTSAGFTGTAGLQATANSTPGAENEPAP
- a CDS encoding amylo-alpha-1,6-glucosidase translates to MKQETKTAAKRARKGPGVAKARTVLKVGPDFYVLASSLTSRRETRVLADAQSFAVFEVGGDIADSPVEALGFFFKDTRFLSGFEMSIAGQAPYFLNSYLSDDNAEFRVNLTNPDLTATEGKIELPRNSIQIERSWVIVNAALYHRLVVSNYSHAQAKLPFDLVFGVDFADLFEVRGVQRSRRGQDLPVQTGDGHVRFRYRGLDKVTRFTEITFDPLPKALDDRRASFALELKADECVKLEVRVSCGIEEATGRPLMVNPPANFQGALAARHSEIAAAREGWANITASHGILDFLLRRSAADLTSIVAHTDRGSFMMAGIPWFATLFGRDSIFTALSVLQFNPDIAGRTIKMLAGLQGTKVDDARDEQPGKIVHEMRAGEMAATGEIPFGRYYGTIDATPLFLWLVGLYVSITGDLKLATDLWPNVERALEWIDKWGDRDHDGYLEYMRETPQGLANQGWKDSFDSISHADGALAAPPIALCEVQGYLYAAYTEIGSVATRLGHIELAGKLSQRAAALKSKFIRDFWIEQKQTVALALDGDKKACKVMSSNAGHCLATGIVDGAQGQKLSARLLLDDMFTGWGIRTLSDSERRYNPMSYHNGSVWPHDNAIAALGLARCGNRDGVIRILEGLLDAAVSFRSGSLPELFCGFHREPQLGPVPYPVACQPQAWAAASVFLILQAILGMRIQGFENSVTIETPVLPSWLDWIKVENLKVGQGTVSLNFRRMPSNAAAVEVLARQGTVEVNIHK
- a CDS encoding glycosyltransferase family 4 protein, translated to MPSKRARNTRPPRSDFRPLRIAQIAPLYERVPPKLYGGTERVVAYLADELVRRGHKVTLFASGDSSTKARLHAGYPESLRLAGLSEQGVFLHFPMISDAYRNADQHFDIIHGHVDYWTFPFAELSPGIPSLTTLHGRLDIDALVPIYSRYRKAPVVSISDAQRTPLPFLNWRATVYHGLPDDVLHFSPGPGKYLAFLGRISPEKRPDLAMEVARKVGIPLKIAAKVDVPNKAYYEAVVKPHLAPPDIEYIGEINEVEKNGFLGNAAALLFTIDWPEPFGLAMIEAMACGTPVVTRPYGSVPEIVKPGVSGYIASTVDEMATAVRKAVELPRAKVRAEFEQRFTVERMAQAYERVYRRLIAMRKPAKRR